A stretch of DNA from Nitrospira sp. KM1:
CCTCGCCCATGAGACCTCGCCGCCAAAGTCGCGGCACCAGAACATAGCCAATGTCGACGGAGTGCTGCGTTACGCGCGCCTCGAGCATTCCCGCGAACGAGCCATCGCTCTTGAGCCACAGACTCCATGGAAACGCTAAGCGCTTCGTCCAAACATCCTCGCAACGGCGAAAAAACTCCTCGGTCTCTGCGACGCTACGGTGAGGCCGCCACATCATGTAACGCGAGACCTCCGGATTCGCTGTGTAACTCTCGAATGCGGAGGCAGCTTCGGCAACCGTGGCGGGCCGCAAGTAAAGTCGCTCCGTCTCCCAGTTGGCTGGAGGTTCAACCATGGTCGGTTAACACGATGCGGTGCTCAACTTCTCAAAATCCGTAAGACCGATTCGAACATATAGAAACAATAGAATCCTTTAAACGCTTGCCGACCAGGAAGATCCGACGTGTCCAGCTCCATGATCATGCTCTTCCATGCGGCATTGGGATCATGGATCGCCAGATTGTCTGTTTTGCCGTTCGGTCCTTCGAAGTAGCGCTTGCACGACTGCAGGATGCCAGCATCCCAAACCGTCCCCTTGCCATTGCCTCGCTCAATTCTCCTCGAGCACTCCTTCGCGAAGTGTCAGCTGAAGCCGCCCGTGAAGGCTTGTCTGGCTGCCTCTCAGTCGACTTTGCCCGTCGTGTCTGTCCAGGTCTCCTGCCCAAGTCCTCGCAGAATCCCGGAGGATATGCAGTCACCTCTCAACGTAGTGACTCGGTATGCGCCCATCTGGGAACCTGCCCAACTTGGATCGTTTCTTATGGATGCTCGGGCAGCCCATTCAGACACCGTTGTTTCCTCGCTCATTCAGCGGCAATCCGCGCTGATACTACCCGTCCAAACCAATAAGTTTGCGTTGACTGATCTGATGTTGAGGTATAAGACAACCTTGACATCTACGTTATCTATCCTCAAGCGTAATCGGACGCCAATGCGTTTATTTAATGCGATCGTTGCCTCCACGTTGCTTTCGGCCGTCTTGCTCGTCGCCTTGGCTCTGATCGCTGTAAAATTCGTGGATCGAATGATAATAGAAGAAGCCGCTGCGCGCCATCGACACGCCGAATTTCTATTGATCGCCAGCGTAGTGAGCAAAGCCATTAATGAGCCGGTGCAAATCGCAAATAGCGAACGCATGAAACCCATCCTTGAAGAGATACAACAATTGCGGGCAGGAATCCGTGGATTGGAAATCTTTCAACTCACGCCACATGGCCCTCGATCGCTCGTAAAAACCGGCGCTGACCTGGGAGGATTTATTTCTCAAGAAGAAATAGAATCTATTCGCAGCAACAATCTCGTTGCGCACTTCGACGATAGCGACACCGATAGGGCTTGGATCCTTACGGCTCCGATCCGCTCTAACGGAACGATCATTGGAGCTCTCCACGGAAGATTTTCTGTCTCGAAATACGATAGCTTGATCAAATCACAGGAAACAATCGCTAAACTGGTCGCCGTCGGAGCCGTTCTCATCACATCTTTGACAATGCTTCTGCTCGTCCGAGTCCATCTCCATCGTCCTCTCGCTCGTTTACTCAACGTCATGGAACAGGTCCGAGCTGGACGTGTTGATCTGCAGGCAGCAGTCACTGGTCCTTGGGAGGTTCGCCATCTGGCCGCCAACTTTAACCAGATGATGGCTCAACTTCGCACAGTCATCTCTGAGAGAGAAAACCTGCTTCATGAAATCCAATCGCTGAATGCAAGTCTTGAACACAAAGTATACGAAGCCGTTCAACAATTGGATAAAGAGAGGGACAGCGTGGCAGAGGCTAAATTGGCGGCTCAACGTAATGGCAATTTAGCCGCTCTGGGCGAAGTCTCGGCGATCATGGCTCATGAATTGGGAAATCCTCTCAATGCCATTTACGGACGGCTCCAATTAATAAAGGATAGAGACCTGCCGGAAGATAGCCTCCGGCACCTGGGGGTTATCAGGACACAGGTCTCACGCATGACAGACGTTATACAACACATCCTTAAATCAACCCACATCGACACAAATCCATCTGCTATCCAGATTAATGAAGTCATCCGGGAGGTGTTAGGCCTACTTCAGGAACCTGGCATCAAGATCGTGACTGAACTCTCACCCCACCTCCCTCTCATCGCGGCGAATAAAACTGTCTTACATGGAATGCTCTTGAATCTTGTCACGAATGCCGTACAAGCCATGGACCATGAAGGCCAGCTGAGACTGACTACCAGCATGGGCGAACAAGCGCCACTTGAGGGGGTCATCCTTGTCCAAGCAATGTCGGTCTCTCAGCCAATGGTGCGAATTACCGTTCAAGATTCTGGAATCGGCATTTCGCAGGATATGCTTACCAAGATTTGTGAACCGTTCTTCACCACTCGTCATGATCAGGGCGGGACTGGTCTTGGCTTAGCAATTTGTCGACGGGTCGTGGCAACCCTCGGTGGACAAATGACCATAGAGAGTTTGATCGGACAGGGCACCACCGTTACAGTGGATCTTCCCCATTTGCCGGAGGCATAGCGGACAATGGCATTGAGCGATACGCACATACTGGTAGTCGACGATGATGAGGAGAACAACGCGTTGCTTGCAGAGGCATTATCCCAACGGGGTTACAGGACGACAATGGCTTCAAATGGACATGAAGCTTGTCAGAAAGCTAAGCAGGAAAGATTTAGTTTGATCGTGTCGGACATCCAAATGGGGGCATTGTCGGGAATTGAACTGCTCAAGTGGCTTCGAACGAACTCCCCCGAAACTCCTGTTATTCTGCTGACCGCCTTTGGTTGTGTGGAGATTGCCATAAACGCAATGAAACACGGAGCGTTTGACTATTTGACCAAGCCGATTAATTTGGAAGAATTATTTTTGATCGTGACTCGAGCGCTTGAGCACGAGCGACTAGTTCGGGAAAACAATACGCGCAAGACGGCGTTGAGTCCGTCTCTCAACGTTAGCCAGCGCGTTCAATTTGGATCGATCGTTGCTCAGAGCCGATCCATGGTTGAGATATTCAAGACAATTGGAAAAGCCGCACCAACCAGAGCTTCGCTCCTCATTTATGGAGAGACGGGGACTGGGAAGGAACTGATCGCTCGATCTCTCCATGAGAACAGTGCACGATTCAAAATGCCTTTTATTGCGTTAAACTGTGCGGCCATACCGGATAACCTCTTAGAAAGTGAACTCTTCGGCCATGTCAAAGGAGCGTTCACTAATGCGCTGCACATGAGGCGCGGTCTATTGGAAGAGTCAAGTGGAGGCACCCTATTTCTGGATGAAATCAGTGACCTATCTCTTGCCAGTCAGGCCAAACTGTTACGAGTCTTACAGGAGGGAGAAATCAAACGTTTAGGCAGTAACTTCAATATCAAAGTCGATCTTCGGCTGGTCTCGGCATCCCAACTCAATTTGGCAGACTTAGTCAAACAGGGACGCTTTCGTGAGGACCTATTCTATCGTCTCAAAACCATTACCGTTACAGTTCCCCCTCTTCGAGAGCGCATAGACGATATCCCTTTGTTAGCCGATTTGTTTCTAGCTCGGTATGGATCAGCAAAGAACATTACAGGGTACACTCCTTCGGCTCTCTTGCGGCTTCAGCAATATCACTGGCCGGGAAACGTTCGAGAATTAGAACACGTCGTCGAAAGAGTGGTCACACTCGCCCCCGGTCCCATTATCTCTGAAGAGGATCTACCAGTTGAACTTCATGATAGCGTAACGCAGATGAAATCAATAGAACATCAACGGCCAGTTGCCTTTGCACGACGCAAAGCCGCCCATATCACTCGAGATGAGTTACTTGATACGTTGAAAAAAACCTTCGGCAATAAGGCTCATGCTTCGGAAGTCTTGGGAATCAGCCGTTGGGCTCTTAAGCGTTTGCTGGAGAAACACGCTCTAGAGGAACGTACTTCTTGGAAGTAATATCTCTACCACCATTTCACCACTAGATTTCTCTCTACCCCAGCAAACCGCACAATCACGCACTGTGCGTAATGTGATTCACACCTGCTTCGCACAAGAGCCAACCTACTCCACAGAAAAATTCTTGAGCTATAGAGGGGCTTTTGCTGGCACAAAATTTGGAATGCTTGAGCAATTTGTAATGCAAGTATTCCAAACCGTTTCTGAATATTCATGTGTTGAAGTTGTGTCTAATGAGCAGCTCCTTTGTTCACTTGATGCTGAAATTGCGAGGCCCTCGCAATGACATATCTTGTCTTCCTTCCATGTTTTCCTCGACAACTATTGAAGCCAAAGCCTGCTAACCATTCCTAGCGCTCGTTAATTCGAGAGAAACAGCAACAATCAATGGTTAAACATAGTCCTGTGTTAGCCGAGTTTGAGAAAAGCATCAAGGCTCTTGCGCAATTGCTCAACCGCGATCCAGATCTAGATGATGAGGATCGAGTTTCCATTGAAAATCATCTGCAGATCGTGCAAATGGCATATACCGTCTGGACCCATCGAAAAGCGTCACGAAGCAGAAACCCTCATGGATGATTCGAAGTGCCCACACTAAGATTGATCAGTATCTGTGAGGTAGTATGAAACTCACGAGTACGGTATCTCATACGGGCAGCGATTGATTGATGAGCAAAATACCCCAACATCATCCTGAAATAAGCGATCATGGCTTCATCGAGACCATCGTGCGTCGTATGTAACGGATCGAAGGTTGTTAGACAGGCTTTCATCGCGATCAGGTCCAAAGACAACGATCGAACTCCAGTGTTGTTGCAAAGAATTGAACCTCTCAAGTGGATCTGCCAGGAATGTGGGCACAAATGGCTCGATGAGCCGATCCAGTAGCATTCGGCCGTACCAATCATGTCAAAAGAAAATGGTCCTCATTGATGCACTGTAGCCCGAAGGCGGGTGTTGGTGCAGCTATTGAAGTGCCACGTTACTCAGAGACGGAACTCTGAATGATCAAGCCGTATCACTTGAATCGATGCCTGGATCTTCTAAATCAACCGCTTACCCTGCTGACTGAGCATGCGATGGCCGAATGTCTGAGACCAGGTTTGAATTTGGCGGTCTCTGCGCTTGACCTACCGAAAGGTGCCATCTCTTTTTTCCCACACAGGTACGCCCAGGGACTGAGACTGCCAGAATAGTTCCAGTCCTTAGTTTAGCGTTCATTCATCATTCTCCCCGATCGTCGTCGTCTCCATCCTTATCCTGTGATGTCGATTCGGAAGAGCTTCTTATTCGGCGGCGAAAATTCTGCACCAACACCGACGCCCCGATTGTTGCGCTCCCGAACGAGAAATTCATGGTCATTGATTGCCATGAGCGTGGAAATCACGCGCCCCTGGCTTGAGCCTTCCATCTGGTAAGCATATTGGGCCACGGCAGTGCCGGATTCGGTGCTGAATTTAACAATACGATTGCACACACCGTTGCCTCCCCCTCGTCCAGCATGGCACTTTGCAGCATGGCATAGATGAAGGCGCCATCTGGGCTGATCGCTAGGCCTTCGAAGCCGCGGTTAGTCCGCTTTCCTTTCATGTTCCCGGTACCATTCGCGAAATTTAGCATATTTGAGTCGCTGCGAGGGATGAGATTGGCAGGAGTTAAGAAAGTTCGAAGTCTTTTCCCGTTTTCTTTAAATTCATAAACGATGGGGCCATACTCATCCGAAACAAAAAATGGTGGTTCTTGGGTCCGATGACCAACCCTTCAGGATCGAAGGCATTGCCTAACACATTGGTGGGGCTCGGAGCGATTCCATCCAGAGGATTGCCGAATTCATCTTTAAAGATGATCGTGTCGAGAATCTTGAATTTACCAATGGCTCCTGTTTTCTTGTCCACTTTCAATCGAAAACGCTGCACTCTTGTTTCATAGTTGAGGAAGCCTCCTCCTGGTCCACGGCCGGAAAGGCCCCACCATTCCTCGCGCTGAGGGTCGTAATAAATATCGGAAAAGAAGCCAACGCGACCTGTGTTTGGAGTCTTACCTCCACTTCGGTCGAGCATGGCCCCGTCAAGGGTGAAACCGTTGACGAATTCCGGCGTGGCTCCGACAGGGGCGGGCATTGTTGCGAGGACCGCGGCTATGGCCATGCCAATTGTCACTTTACGAAGACATCTCATCATCACCTCCGATGCTCGATCTGAGTTTAGGTTCTCAAAAAATCTGCTGAGAGGCATGGCACGCACCTGCACTGTGTAAATTTACACGTAAATTTGATCCGTAAATTGCCAATACTCTCGTGAATGCGTCTCGCGGTAACCTCACCGCTTGGCGTGAGAACGAGTTGCATGGATCGCTGATCGTTACTAACTGATTGTCTCTTGAGGAGTCGTTTCCTCTCCAGATCATCTCATCTACGACGTCTGTACGCGTGGCAGCAACAATCTCAAAAGCCTTAGCGATTTTACCCATTAGGGTCTTGGTATTTTGCTCGATTCTCGCCAGTACCACGTCAAACATCGCCTGGCAATTTTGACAGTGTTCTTCACCGATCGCCTTCACGCATACTATTGCCCATATTCCATACCTTCCAGGAGGTTCCGATATGGGTACTCCGTTTACTCGACGAGATTTTGTGAAACTGACCACTGCAGGCATGCTCGGCGTGCTGGCAGCCAACCACGCCTCAGCCGCTCAGCGGAGCGCCACAAGAAGTCCTCAGTCCCCCTCCGTGCGACCGTTTCCCAAAGGATTCTTATGGGGGACTGCCACGGCGGCGTATCAAATCGAGGGTGCATGGGCTGAGGACGCGAAAGGCCCATCGATCTGGGACACATACGCCCACACTCCTGGGAAGATCAAGAACAATGAGAATGCAGATGTGGCCAACGATCACTATCATCGCTACCAAGAAGACGTGCAATTAATGAAGGCTCTCGGGGCAAAGGCATACCGTTTTTCGATCGCCTGGCCACGGATTTACCCAGAGGGAACGGGCCCAGCGAATCCGAAAGGCTTGGATTTCTACAATCGGCTGGTGGATGAGCTCCTCACACATGGGATCCAGCCGTATGCGACGCTTTATCATTGGGACTTGCCCCAAGCGTTGCAGGACAAAGGAGGCTGGCAGAACCGGGATACGGCCAAGGCGTTCGGAGACTATGCCGGCTACATGGCCGAGAAGCTCAGCGACCGGATCACACACTTCTTCACGATCAATGAATTCCATTCGTTCGTCGATATGGGCCACCGAGGTCTCGAAATGGCAGTGGGCGGGAAGACGGTCTCGATTGAACTCGCGCCCGGCATGAAACTCTCACCGGCCGAACTGAACCAGGTACGGCACCATGCAGTACTCGCCCATGGTCTGGCGGTGAATGCGATCCGAGCGAAGGGGAAAA
This window harbors:
- a CDS encoding esterase-like activity of phytase family protein codes for the protein MCNRIVKFSTESGTAVAQYAYQMEGSSQGRVISTLMAINDHEFLVRERNNRGVGVGAEFSPPNKKLFRIDITG
- a CDS encoding GNAT family N-acetyltransferase, which translates into the protein MVEPPANWETERLYLRPATVAEAASAFESYTANPEVSRYMMWRPHRSVAETEEFFRRCEDVWTKRLAFPWSLWLKSDGSFAGMLEARVTQHSVDIGYVLVPRLWRRGLMGEAVGGLVRWAMSHPEVYRIWAVCDVDNIASARLLESVGMQLEGRLRRWLVHPSMSESPRDCLCYAAVKAPGSQ
- a CDS encoding sigma-54 dependent transcriptional regulator; this translates as MALSDTHILVVDDDEENNALLAEALSQRGYRTTMASNGHEACQKAKQERFSLIVSDIQMGALSGIELLKWLRTNSPETPVILLTAFGCVEIAINAMKHGAFDYLTKPINLEELFLIVTRALEHERLVRENNTRKTALSPSLNVSQRVQFGSIVAQSRSMVEIFKTIGKAAPTRASLLIYGETGTGKELIARSLHENSARFKMPFIALNCAAIPDNLLESELFGHVKGAFTNALHMRRGLLEESSGGTLFLDEISDLSLASQAKLLRVLQEGEIKRLGSNFNIKVDLRLVSASQLNLADLVKQGRFREDLFYRLKTITVTVPPLRERIDDIPLLADLFLARYGSAKNITGYTPSALLRLQQYHWPGNVRELEHVVERVVTLAPGPIISEEDLPVELHDSVTQMKSIEHQRPVAFARRKAAHITRDELLDTLKKTFGNKAHASEVLGISRWALKRLLEKHALEERTSWK
- a CDS encoding GH1 family beta-glucosidase, with translation MGTPFTRRDFVKLTTAGMLGVLAANHASAAQRSATRSPQSPSVRPFPKGFLWGTATAAYQIEGAWAEDAKGPSIWDTYAHTPGKIKNNENADVANDHYHRYQEDVQLMKALGAKAYRFSIAWPRIYPEGTGPANPKGLDFYNRLVDELLTHGIQPYATLYHWDLPQALQDKGGWQNRDTAKAFGDYAGYMAEKLSDRITHFFTINEFHSFVDMGHRGLEMAVGGKTVSIELAPGMKLSPAELNQVRHHAVLAHGLAVNAIRAKGKKGTKCGPAENITIPVPLIESPEHIQAAERATREMNAGYLTVMLEGQYLDAYLNAAGKDAPKVTADDLKIIGTPVDFVGINVYRPSIYVLASDNAPGYREIPFNASHPKMLSSWHVLGPEAMYWAPRFVHSLWKAKEIYITENGCAADDTLAEDGQVYDTDRVMFLRNCLTQLQRATADGVPVRGYFLWSMMDNFEWSAGYGNRFGLIYVDFKTQKRTPKLSASFFREVSVRNALA
- a CDS encoding PAS domain-containing sensor histidine kinase, with product MDARAAHSDTVVSSLIQRQSALILPVQTNKFALTDLMLRYKTTLTSTLSILKRNRTPMRLFNAIVASTLLSAVLLVALALIAVKFVDRMIIEEAAARHRHAEFLLIASVVSKAINEPVQIANSERMKPILEEIQQLRAGIRGLEIFQLTPHGPRSLVKTGADLGGFISQEEIESIRSNNLVAHFDDSDTDRAWILTAPIRSNGTIIGALHGRFSVSKYDSLIKSQETIAKLVAVGAVLITSLTMLLLVRVHLHRPLARLLNVMEQVRAGRVDLQAAVTGPWEVRHLAANFNQMMAQLRTVISERENLLHEIQSLNASLEHKVYEAVQQLDKERDSVAEAKLAAQRNGNLAALGEVSAIMAHELGNPLNAIYGRLQLIKDRDLPEDSLRHLGVIRTQVSRMTDVIQHILKSTHIDTNPSAIQINEVIREVLGLLQEPGIKIVTELSPHLPLIAANKTVLHGMLLNLVTNAVQAMDHEGQLRLTTSMGEQAPLEGVILVQAMSVSQPMVRITVQDSGIGISQDMLTKICEPFFTTRHDQGGTGLGLAICRRVVATLGGQMTIESLIGQGTTVTVDLPHLPEA